CGCAACGTGGCCGTGGCCATGGGCAACTCAGGAGATGCCTCCATGCTCGAAGACCTGGACAGGCTGGCCTGCTGCGGCGACCCTATGGTGGAGCGGCACGCCCGCTGGGCCATAGCCAGGCTTCAAGGGGCTGGAGCGGACTGAGAAGCATTGCGCCGTCATGTTCCAATCGCCTACAATCGGCAGATCCTGAGAGTAGGAGTCAGACTATGTTTCAATGCCGTAAGATTCTAGCCGCTCTTGTCTTTGCCTTGGCCCTGCCGGCTTGCAGCCAGTCGTCCACCGCCTCCCGGCAGCAAGGTGAGGCGCCTGGACAGGAGAAGCCGCAGGTCGACGTGACCGAGATGGCCGCCAAGCTGCATACCGGCGTCGACGTTTCCCACCACAGCGGGGCCATCGACTGGAAGCAGGTGGCGGCCCAAGGACACGGCTTCGCCATCGCCAAGGCCACCGAAGGCGTCGACCTCAAGGACAGCACCTTCGACGCTCACTGGAAGGAGATCAAGGAAGCCGGACTGCTCAGGGGCGCCTACCACTTCTATGTCACCGAAGATCCTCC
This sequence is a window from Acidobacteriota bacterium. Protein-coding genes within it:
- a CDS encoding GH25 family lysozyme, producing MFQCRKILAALVFALALPACSQSSTASRQQGEAPGQEKPQVDVTEMAAKLHTGVDVSHHSGAIDWKQVAAQGHGFAIAKATEGVDLKDSTFDAHWKEIKEAGLLRGAYHFYVTEDPPHEQASFFIENVQLERGDLAPIVDIELIGHNTTLEGLAQRLKTFVELLEGHYGIKPIIYTSPNFWDKYFAEINFGDY